The following coding sequences lie in one Biomphalaria glabrata chromosome 18, xgBioGlab47.1, whole genome shotgun sequence genomic window:
- the LOC129924003 gene encoding uncharacterized protein LOC129924003, with the protein MYDYFQMYTILMKGTNNNSLFAITVMHVQFGEFFLWSSESERLLLMILKCYINPVISIVGLAANSLGMIILWRSGLDKASNILLFGLTIADSCCMFFTINIAEMLLFFDPSKKFRNVAGWQYDRSTAFALYLLRSTFYFIGNWGAYVNTTIPAIITFERLAAIFLPLTFKKYITAKFAGVSVVASFLFWLPISLVYEDLTPFNYVPISNGSQIGIWTVSEYYSQRLDIIILMFNYIFDFMSSWIPVGFIGVGCLAIWVKVKITIKRRRRLQASFQGLKTSTRTTRTLLATCLVFATTHALYSVLIYIFDIDFFLYQQNFLVYELMHLIYVINNSSNFFVYVAMDNKLWIICKHIIFKETY; encoded by the coding sequence ATGTATGACTACTTCCAAATGTACACTATACTTATGAAAGGAACTAACAATAACAGCCTATTCGCCATAACTGTCATGCATGTGCAATTTGGTGAATTTTTTCTATGGTCCTCAGAGTCTGAGCGTCTTCTCCTCATGATCCTCAAATGTTACATCAATCCAGTCATATCGATCGTTGGTTTGGCTGCCAATAGTCTAGGGATGATTATCCTTTGGCGAAGTGGCCTCGACAAAGCTTCTAATATTCTTCTCTTCGGACTGACAATAGCTGACAGCTGCTGCATGTTTTTCACCATCAACATCGCCGAGATGCTTCTCTTCTTCGACCCAAgtaaaaagtttagaaatgtTGCTGGCTGGCAGTACGATCGCAGCACGGCGTTCGCACTCTACCTCTTGAGGTCAACGTTTTACTTTATCGGTAACTGGGGAGCGTACGTCAACACTACAATCCCAGCCATAATTACATTTGAGAGGCTGGCTGCCATATTTTTACCCTTGACCTTTAAGAAATACATCACAGCCAAGTTTGCAGGGGTCAGTGTCGTAGCCTCGTTCTTGTTCTGGCTGCCAATATCTCTCGTGTATGAAGATCTGACTCCGTTTAACTATGTGCCTATTTCAAACGGTAGCCAAATCGGAATCTGGACCGTTTCAGAATACTACTCACAAAGACTGGACATCATTATTTTGATGTTTAACTACATCTTCGACTTTATGTCCTCTTGGATTCCGGTCGGATTCATTGGGGTAGGATGTCTGGCTATTTGGGTCAAGGTCAAAATAACTATAAAAAGACGAAGACGTCTGCAAGCCTCGTTCCAAGGTTTGAAGACATCTACAAGAACGACTCGAACTCTTCTGGCCACGTGTTTAGTCTTCGCCACTACCCATGCCCTGTATTCCgtattgatatatatttttgaCATTGACTTTTTCCTGTACCAACAAAATTTCCTGGTGTATGAGCTGATGCATTTGATCTATGTCATAAATAACTCCAGCAATTTTTTCGTCTACGTAGCGATGGATAACAAATTATGGATCATATGCAAACACATTATTTTTAAGGAAacgtattaa